One Pseudomonadota bacterium genomic region harbors:
- a CDS encoding tetratricopeptide repeat protein: MNSERSECTASGKTVFPTMWRGLPYLILLAATILVYSNTLQAPFIFDDYPNIVENRFIQIYEISFESIKDAATKSPMGNRWLANLSLALNYSVDQLDTFGFHLVNIVLHICAGFALYYLAGQVMSQACFPSRRGVLEYIPFFTALLWMLHPVQTNAVTYIVQRMTSMSALFYLFAMICYIKARTHNSIKRKYAWYLGCSVSGFLAVVSKENAVMLPIILVAVDFCCLPPRDGHNGFKRFAFPVCIGIAALLFAMFCLGGDPLSSVFSGYQVRDFTPMERLLTESRVFFSYLLILLLPLPARLNLNHDYLISHGLFSPPQTAFAIAGIVLFVGLIIILYRYNRLLAFCLFWFIANLMIESTILPLEIIYEHRLYLPSMLLILMGVFLVFQLPLPPKFVSGLLIALAIVSGILTFQRNAVWQNEVGFWQDIVRKSPNLYRAHVNLGKALSDIKDNSQSEQHFRIAIALDPDKGDAFYNLGILYDRLGRTQAALPLMQTAITKVGNQAKYYQSLGMVYRKLGDCSNARIAAQTALNLNPATYEAFITLGICEQRDGNHPNAVGLFKDAHDKGLVSVDLYNNWAVSLEYFGKYEQARDYLLKALELYPEHYESRYNLGIIYSRLGMDAEAEREISRAVKDKKGN; this comes from the coding sequence ATGAATTCAGAACGCTCCGAATGCACAGCTTCAGGCAAAACAGTTTTTCCGACCATGTGGAGGGGCTTGCCCTATCTCATCCTGCTGGCCGCAACAATCCTCGTTTATTCCAACACCCTGCAGGCGCCGTTCATCTTTGACGATTATCCGAATATCGTTGAAAACCGTTTTATTCAGATTTATGAAATTTCCTTTGAATCAATCAAGGATGCCGCAACGAAGAGCCCCATGGGGAATCGCTGGCTTGCCAATCTATCCCTTGCCTTGAATTATTCTGTCGATCAGCTGGACACTTTCGGTTTTCATCTGGTGAATATTGTCCTGCATATCTGTGCCGGATTCGCCCTGTATTATCTGGCGGGACAAGTCATGTCTCAGGCTTGTTTCCCAAGTCGTAGAGGCGTGTTGGAGTATATCCCGTTTTTTACAGCGCTGCTCTGGATGCTTCATCCGGTTCAGACCAATGCGGTAACCTATATTGTCCAGCGCATGACATCGATGTCGGCGCTTTTCTATCTTTTTGCAATGATTTGTTATATCAAGGCGCGGACGCACAACAGCATTAAGCGAAAGTATGCCTGGTACCTGGGATGTTCAGTAAGTGGTTTCCTGGCAGTGGTCAGCAAGGAAAACGCGGTGATGCTGCCGATAATCCTTGTTGCGGTTGATTTCTGCTGCCTGCCCCCCAGGGATGGGCATAACGGATTCAAGAGGTTTGCCTTTCCTGTATGCATTGGAATTGCAGCGTTATTGTTCGCCATGTTTTGTCTGGGAGGCGATCCCCTGAGTTCGGTTTTCAGTGGGTATCAGGTCAGGGATTTTACGCCGATGGAAAGGCTGCTTACCGAGAGCCGGGTATTTTTCAGTTATCTGCTGATTCTTCTGCTGCCCCTGCCTGCACGGCTCAACCTCAATCATGATTATCTGATCTCCCACGGCTTGTTCAGTCCGCCGCAGACCGCCTTTGCCATTGCCGGGATTGTGTTGTTCGTCGGGCTGATAATCATTCTGTACCGATACAACCGGCTGCTTGCTTTCTGCCTGTTCTGGTTTATCGCTAATCTCATGATTGAATCAACCATATTGCCCCTGGAGATTATCTATGAGCATCGATTGTATCTGCCGTCGATGTTGCTGATCTTGATGGGTGTTTTTCTTGTATTTCAATTACCTTTGCCGCCTAAATTTGTGAGCGGCTTACTGATAGCTCTGGCAATTGTTTCAGGGATTTTAACGTTTCAACGCAATGCCGTATGGCAGAATGAAGTGGGATTCTGGCAGGATATTGTCAGAAAATCCCCAAATCTTTATCGGGCACATGTCAATCTGGGCAAGGCCTTAAGCGATATCAAGGACAATTCCCAATCCGAACAGCATTTTCGAATTGCTATCGCCCTTGATCCAGACAAGGGTGATGCCTTCTATAATCTGGGAATTTTATATGACCGACTGGGCAGAACGCAGGCTGCCCTGCCATTGATGCAGACCGCAATTACCAAGGTCGGCAATCAGGCGAAATATTATCAGAGTCTGGGCATGGTTTACCGGAAGCTAGGAGATTGCAGCAATGCCAGAATCGCCGCGCAAACGGCGCTTAATCTTAATCCTGCAACCTATGAAGCTTTTATTACCCTGGGGATCTGCGAGCAACGGGACGGCAATCACCCAAACGCTGTTGGGCTGTTTAAGGATGCCCATGATAAGGGGCTTGTAAGTGTTGATCTGTATAACAACTGGGCAGTGAGCCTTGAGTATTTCGGCAAGTATGAACAGGCCAGAGACTATCTTTTAAAGGCCCTGGAACTTTATCCAGAGCATTATGAAAGTCGCTATAATCTCGGGATTATTTACAGTCGCCTGGGCATGGATGCTGAAGCAGAACGCGAGATCAGCCGAGCAGTAAAAGATAAAAAGGGAAACTGA
- a CDS encoding tetratricopeptide repeat protein, with protein sequence MKIAAFFRLDNQFFALILIIGLATLAYSNTMQAPFVFDDSSNIVENKSLRINDLSLPSLKQAATQSPSGNRWLPNISFALHFYFTGMDVLPFHLGNLVIHILCAITLYFLILATLRLNVIEKGRNRAPELALFAALLWTLHPLATNAVTYLVQRMTSMMTLFYLLSILLYVCGRNQNQSPAKNVWFLLSMASGFMAIICKENAIMLPVTILAYEVFFLSDGKGISKKMSAGAGIAAVLCLLVVFGFLGTSDPLGSVLAGYQERSFTLGQRLLTEPGIILFYLSLLVLPLPSRLNINHDFVVSQGLFSPWYTVFSLAAFAGLLFMIVILFRKHRLLSFALLFFLINLVIESSIIPLELVYEHRLYLPTVFLIAAVVFYADIWFEDKRKTFRTVLIILCITLGILTWQRNTVWNSRVSLWSDVLNKSPNLTRAYTNLGWALNENKEYLQAEAILKRGLQDDANKNVNRESRAWQKDISQLHNVMGVVYRNLGNNQQALEHAKLALRYMSDSVEALLTLGISLVADGEYQQAEIIFEKVAKNRLETVDLYNNWGMNNFNLGNIDRAIYLLEHAVQLNPDHAESHYNLGIAYGSKGNSEKARQEMALGMRLMK encoded by the coding sequence ATGAAAATAGCCGCTTTTTTCCGACTTGATAATCAATTTTTTGCATTAATTCTCATTATTGGTCTGGCAACTCTGGCCTATTCAAATACCATGCAGGCGCCGTTTGTGTTTGATGACTCTTCAAATATCGTCGAGAATAAATCATTGCGCATCAACGACCTTTCTCTTCCCTCGCTCAAACAGGCGGCAACCCAAAGCCCGTCAGGCAATCGCTGGCTGCCCAATATCAGTTTTGCGCTGCATTTTTATTTTACCGGGATGGACGTCTTGCCGTTTCACCTTGGCAATCTCGTCATCCATATCCTCTGCGCCATAACCCTGTATTTTCTTATTCTTGCGACTCTGCGGCTCAATGTGATTGAAAAAGGCAGGAATCGTGCCCCGGAACTTGCCCTGTTTGCTGCCTTGCTCTGGACTCTTCATCCGCTTGCCACCAATGCGGTGACCTACCTTGTGCAGCGGATGACCAGCATGATGACGCTGTTTTATCTGCTTTCCATATTGCTCTATGTCTGCGGGAGAAATCAAAACCAATCACCGGCGAAAAACGTGTGGTTTTTGCTGAGTATGGCGTCAGGCTTTATGGCGATAATCTGTAAAGAAAATGCAATCATGCTGCCAGTGACAATCCTTGCCTATGAGGTTTTTTTTCTATCAGACGGAAAAGGTATATCAAAAAAAATGTCGGCAGGAGCCGGGATTGCCGCTGTTTTATGCCTGTTGGTGGTTTTCGGATTTCTGGGAACCAGTGATCCTTTGGGATCGGTTCTGGCCGGATACCAGGAAAGGAGTTTTACCCTAGGCCAGCGACTGCTCACCGAGCCGGGAATTATCCTGTTCTATCTTTCCCTGCTGGTTCTGCCGTTGCCTTCCCGGCTCAATATCAACCATGATTTTGTCGTGTCTCAAGGCCTTTTTTCCCCATGGTATACGGTCTTTTCTCTGGCCGCGTTTGCCGGTCTGCTGTTCATGATTGTAATTTTGTTCAGGAAACACCGGCTGCTGTCCTTTGCGCTGTTGTTCTTTTTGATCAACCTGGTCATCGAGTCGTCGATAATCCCCCTTGAACTTGTCTACGAACACCGCCTCTATCTGCCCACGGTATTTCTCATCGCCGCGGTGGTCTTTTACGCGGATATCTGGTTTGAGGATAAACGTAAGACGTTTCGTACAGTTCTGATTATTTTATGCATCACCCTTGGAATACTTACCTGGCAGCGCAATACAGTGTGGAATTCCAGGGTGAGTTTATGGTCGGATGTCTTGAATAAATCTCCGAATCTCACCCGCGCCTATACCAATCTCGGTTGGGCGCTGAATGAAAATAAAGAGTATCTCCAGGCGGAAGCGATCCTCAAACGAGGTCTTCAGGATGATGCGAATAAGAATGTAAACCGTGAGAGCAGGGCCTGGCAGAAGGATATTTCCCAGCTCCATAATGTCATGGGGGTGGTGTACCGGAACCTTGGGAATAATCAGCAGGCATTGGAACACGCAAAACTTGCGCTGCGATATATGTCTGATTCCGTGGAAGCGTTATTGACTCTGGGGATTTCACTTGTGGCAGACGGCGAGTATCAACAGGCCGAGATTATCTTTGAGAAGGTTGCGAAAAACCGGCTTGAGACCGTTGATCTCTACAATAACTGGGGAATGAATAATTTTAATCTCGGCAATATTGACCGGGCGATTTACCTTCTTGAGCACGCGGTCCAACTCAACCCGGATCATGCCGAGAGTCATTATAATCTGGGGATTGCCTACGGCAGCAAAGGGAATAGTGAAAAGGCACGGCAGGAGATGGCGCTTGGCATGCGATTGATGAAGTAG
- a CDS encoding tetratricopeptide repeat protein, with amino-acid sequence MMNSAGKQTKLFPILAILSFIILSGFIYANSLKSPFVMDDYVNILENPFIKFSSFTFDNLKNAATHSLMTRRWIPNASFAINYFIHGQSVFGFHLINIVIHILNAIVLYFLIETTLTLPGQHHKSVREIAFFSTLLWLAHPLQTNAVTYLVQRMTSMMTLFYLLALFCYIKGRLNDSCTGKYLLYSASLLAGLLALFSKENAVMLPIMIFAYDFFFLRKHDQRLNLKKTTFIIGLISVAVVLFCWMILGKNPVQSILDGYQARTFTLGERLLTEPRIIVHYLSLILIPLPGRLNINYDFPVSTAFFAPPQAFLSILVLMGFLLLIVHLFKRNRLLSFAIFWFMGNLFIESSFVGLELIFEHRLYLPAVFFFPAILVPLYGFSLVPKQFIRGVLIMLVAILSIFTVQRNAVWSSSTNLWQDVVDKSPQLSRGHINLGKALLLGKRYREAEKHLFKGIELEPGVSHSYTNLAALYDKQQRFEESIAMSKTALTKRNADLPRIHHNMGIVYQKMNNQHMAIAEVIKAIEINPLFSDAYVTLGSIYGMSGDNVSAEQYLKKALALDPDNGYAYQNLGTAQERQNKLTEALQTFQTALTKANADPLKVNNNLGIVYWRLKDYENSIHHARRAIALDPNYVEAYITLGITLDGSGKSNEATRIFQEAWQRGFDMVGLYIKWANQGLARNNPALAIRYLDRANKLAPGHPQVQTLLNRAKNKKSTTID; translated from the coding sequence ATGATGAATTCCGCCGGCAAACAGACAAAACTTTTCCCCATCCTTGCCATACTCTCTTTCATAATTCTTTCCGGCTTTATCTATGCCAATTCGCTAAAAAGCCCTTTTGTAATGGATGACTATGTCAACATCCTCGAAAATCCCTTTATAAAATTCAGTTCTTTTACTTTTGATAATCTCAAAAACGCTGCCACCCACAGTCTCATGACCAGACGATGGATACCTAATGCATCTTTTGCGATTAATTATTTTATCCACGGTCAAAGCGTTTTTGGTTTTCATCTAATAAACATCGTTATCCATATTCTCAATGCGATTGTTCTGTATTTTCTCATTGAGACAACACTGACTCTTCCGGGGCAACACCATAAATCCGTCCGAGAGATCGCCTTCTTTTCAACACTGCTCTGGCTTGCGCACCCATTGCAGACCAATGCGGTGACCTACCTTGTGCAGCGGATGACCAGCATGATGACCCTGTTTTATCTGCTGGCACTGTTCTGTTATATCAAGGGCAGACTCAATGATTCATGCACAGGAAAATACTTGTTATACTCCGCAAGTTTACTAGCAGGCCTGCTTGCCCTGTTCAGCAAAGAAAACGCCGTGATGCTGCCCATCATGATTTTTGCCTATGATTTCTTTTTTCTCCGCAAACACGATCAGCGGCTTAACCTCAAAAAAACCACCTTTATCATCGGATTAATCAGTGTTGCAGTCGTGCTTTTCTGCTGGATGATTCTCGGCAAAAATCCGGTGCAGTCAATCCTTGACGGTTATCAGGCAAGAACATTCACCCTTGGGGAAAGACTGCTCACCGAACCCAGAATCATTGTCCATTATCTCAGCCTCATTCTTATACCTCTTCCAGGACGATTGAATATCAATTACGATTTCCCGGTTTCAACTGCTTTCTTTGCGCCCCCACAGGCCTTCTTATCAATACTTGTCCTGATGGGGTTCCTGTTGCTGATTGTTCATCTCTTTAAAAGAAACCGCCTGTTGTCCTTTGCCATCTTCTGGTTTATGGGAAACCTCTTCATCGAATCATCTTTTGTCGGCCTGGAACTGATCTTTGAACATCGCCTCTATCTGCCGGCAGTCTTTTTTTTCCCGGCAATCCTTGTCCCGCTCTATGGCTTTTCACTGGTTCCGAAACAATTCATACGAGGTGTATTGATCATGCTTGTTGCGATACTCAGCATTTTCACTGTGCAGCGAAATGCCGTCTGGAGCTCATCAACCAATCTCTGGCAGGATGTGGTTGATAAATCTCCGCAATTATCCCGGGGCCACATTAATCTGGGAAAAGCCCTGCTTCTTGGAAAGCGCTACCGGGAAGCGGAAAAACATCTGTTCAAGGGGATCGAACTTGAGCCCGGGGTCAGTCATTCCTACACCAACCTGGCCGCGTTATACGACAAGCAGCAGAGATTTGAGGAATCCATTGCCATGTCAAAAACCGCGCTGACAAAACGCAATGCAGACCTGCCTCGGATTCATCATAATATGGGAATCGTCTACCAGAAAATGAACAACCAGCATATGGCAATCGCCGAGGTTATCAAGGCCATTGAAATCAACCCCCTGTTTTCAGACGCGTATGTGACTCTTGGGAGTATTTACGGAATGTCGGGCGATAACGTCTCAGCCGAACAATATCTCAAAAAAGCCCTGGCACTGGACCCGGACAACGGCTATGCATATCAGAATCTCGGCACTGCCCAGGAACGGCAGAATAAACTCACAGAGGCCCTGCAGACTTTTCAAACAGCGCTGACCAAAGCCAATGCCGACCCGCTGAAGGTCAATAATAATCTGGGAATTGTATACTGGCGCCTCAAGGATTATGAAAATTCCATTCACCATGCCAGACGCGCAATAGCTCTCGACCCCAATTACGTTGAGGCCTATATAACCCTTGGCATAACGTTGGACGGGTCCGGCAAATCCAATGAAGCTACAAGGATTTTCCAGGAAGCCTGGCAACGGGGCTTTGATATGGTGGGGCTGTATATCAAATGGGCAAATCAAGGACTTGCCCGGAACAACCCTGCACTGGCGATTCGCTATCTTGACCGGGCGAATAAACTTGCCCCCGGGCATCCGCAGGTTCAAACGCTGCTCAATCGAGCAAAAAACAAAAAGTCAACGACTATCGACTGA
- the gnd gene encoding decarboxylating 6-phosphogluconate dehydrogenase, translating to MKLGMIGLGRMGMNMARRLLQDGHEVVAFNRTPAKTEELTKEGAIAAFSLSELIENLPSPRIVWLMLPAGNTVDDHLEQLQKMLAPEDIIIEGGNTYFKDDIRRSAQLAEHGIRYMDAGVSGGIWGLKVGYCLMVGGDTATFKYLEPIFKTLAPPEGYLHCGPTGSGHYVKMVHNGIEYGMMQAYGEGFALLDASPYGKNLNYSELSHLWNQGSVIRSWLLELLEPAFAQDPDLSTLKGYVDDSGEGRWTVQQAIELGVPAPVITTALFERFNSRQDNTFGNRVLAALRREFGGHPTVPAKK from the coding sequence ATGAAATTAGGAATGATCGGCCTCGGCAGAATGGGCATGAATATGGCCAGGCGCCTGCTGCAAGACGGCCATGAAGTCGTTGCATTCAACCGGACTCCTGCTAAGACTGAAGAACTGACCAAAGAAGGTGCAATCGCTGCATTTTCCTTGAGCGAACTTATCGAAAACCTGCCATCCCCGCGCATCGTCTGGCTGATGCTGCCGGCCGGCAATACCGTAGATGATCATCTTGAGCAATTACAAAAAATGCTCGCTCCTGAAGATATCATTATCGAAGGCGGCAACACCTATTTCAAAGATGATATCCGTAGATCAGCGCAGCTTGCCGAACATGGCATCCGATACATGGATGCCGGGGTCAGTGGCGGCATCTGGGGCCTTAAAGTCGGCTACTGTCTTATGGTTGGCGGCGACACAGCTACTTTTAAGTATCTTGAGCCGATATTCAAGACGCTTGCTCCTCCTGAAGGCTACCTCCACTGCGGCCCCACCGGCTCCGGGCATTATGTCAAAATGGTCCATAACGGCATTGAATACGGCATGATGCAGGCTTACGGCGAAGGATTTGCCCTGCTTGACGCCTCGCCTTACGGCAAAAACCTCAACTATTCGGAACTTTCTCATCTCTGGAACCAGGGAAGCGTAATCCGATCATGGCTACTCGAATTACTGGAACCGGCCTTTGCCCAGGATCCGGATCTTTCAACGCTCAAAGGGTATGTCGACGATTCAGGGGAAGGTCGCTGGACAGTTCAACAGGCCATTGAACTCGGAGTGCCGGCACCGGTGATCACCACCGCATTATTTGAACGGTTCAACTCGCGGCAGGATAATACCTTCGGCAACCGGGTGCTTGCCGCATTGCGCCGCGAGTTCGGCGGCCATCCAACGGTCCCGGCAAAAAAGTGA
- the zwf gene encoding glucose-6-phosphate dehydrogenase produces MADPENNQSNSVETAINTTEAHFKSAAECLISQPLPSCTIVIFGASGDLTSRKLIPALFNLFINRSLPKTFSIVGCSRSEMTHETFRVNMNSACSGLKCSPGDWDRFAENLFYVPVQYDSNESFTNLATFLTDLDRKKDTRGNRMFYLAIPPTLYPGVSQMIGQAGLAIENQSENGWARIVVEKPFGRNLATALELDRILHSNFKEHQIFRIDHYLAKETVQNILMLRFANAIFEPIWKRNYIDYVGIIAAETLGVEHRAGYYEQAGVLRDMFQNHMKQLLALTAMEPPSIFQADRVRDEKAKVFRSLRPFTKGTVRENLILGQYGAGEVDGKKVPAYRAEPGVAKDSTTPTFGLMRLFVDNWRWHGVPFYLASGKRLKAKDTRIVIQFKEVPHSLFRELLGDSIIANRLNLGIYPEEKISLTFQTKSPGARVCLRSVTMDFNYHQNYSGPQLDAYEKVLLDCILGDHMLFWRQDGVELAWSFLEPVLDECEACGGMEDILQNYPSGSWGPDSAHEWMRLILGEC; encoded by the coding sequence ATGGCAGATCCTGAAAACAATCAATCCAATTCTGTTGAGACGGCTATCAACACCACTGAAGCGCATTTCAAATCAGCTGCGGAATGTCTGATTTCCCAACCTTTGCCAAGCTGCACCATTGTCATCTTCGGCGCTTCAGGAGATCTCACCTCAAGAAAATTGATCCCGGCGCTGTTCAATCTGTTTATCAACCGGAGTCTGCCCAAAACCTTTTCCATCGTGGGTTGCAGCAGGTCGGAAATGACCCATGAAACATTTCGAGTCAATATGAACTCCGCCTGCTCTGGGCTTAAATGTTCCCCCGGAGATTGGGATCGATTTGCCGAAAATCTATTCTATGTTCCGGTCCAATATGATTCAAACGAATCATTTACAAATCTGGCAACATTTCTCACCGATCTTGACCGGAAAAAAGACACACGCGGCAATCGCATGTTTTATCTGGCAATCCCGCCAACCCTGTATCCCGGCGTTTCCCAGATGATCGGCCAGGCAGGGCTGGCCATCGAGAATCAGAGCGAAAACGGCTGGGCGCGCATCGTTGTCGAGAAACCATTCGGCAGAAACCTTGCCACCGCCCTGGAACTTGACCGGATTCTGCACAGCAACTTCAAGGAACACCAGATCTTCAGGATCGACCATTACCTGGCCAAGGAAACTGTCCAGAACATCCTGATGTTACGCTTTGCAAACGCTATTTTCGAACCGATCTGGAAAAGAAACTACATCGATTATGTCGGGATCATTGCCGCGGAAACCCTGGGAGTCGAGCACCGGGCCGGATATTATGAACAGGCCGGGGTACTCAGGGACATGTTCCAGAATCATATGAAACAGTTGCTGGCGCTCACCGCCATGGAGCCGCCGTCAATCTTTCAGGCCGACCGGGTCCGGGACGAAAAAGCCAAGGTATTCCGCTCATTGCGGCCATTCACCAAAGGCACTGTTCGGGAAAACCTGATTCTCGGCCAATACGGTGCCGGGGAAGTCGACGGCAAGAAGGTGCCGGCATACCGCGCTGAACCCGGGGTCGCCAAAGACTCAACAACCCCGACATTCGGACTGATGCGTCTGTTCGTTGATAATTGGCGCTGGCACGGGGTGCCTTTTTATCTTGCTTCCGGCAAGAGACTCAAGGCCAAGGACACCCGCATCGTCATCCAATTCAAGGAAGTACCCCATTCATTGTTTCGCGAACTTCTGGGTGATTCGATTATCGCCAACCGCCTCAATCTTGGTATTTACCCCGAAGAGAAAATATCGCTCACCTTTCAGACAAAAAGCCCCGGCGCAAGGGTCTGTCTGAGATCGGTTACCATGGATTTTAATTATCATCAGAATTACAGCGGCCCGCAACTTGATGCCTATGAAAAAGTGCTCCTCGACTGTATTCTGGGCGACCACATGCTTTTCTGGCGCCAGGACGGCGTTGAGCTTGCCTGGTCGTTTCTTGAGCCGGTGCTGGATGAATGCGAGGCCTGTGGCGGCATGGAAGACATTCTTCAAAATTATCCTTCAGGAAGCTGGGGCCCTGACTCAGCCCATGAATGGATGCGCTTGATTCTAGGTGAGTGCTGA
- the pgl gene encoding 6-phosphogluconolactonase, which yields MKFHYFADLEESSKALAAMIVRDNEKAIREKDFHTLVLTGGNTPRLLYTLLGSEPFSKKINWQKTFLFCGDERFVPYDHQESNYGMIHETLLANISIPAHNIYPIPALENSPENTALMYETILKEFFHKKMGPTVSIDNFPVFDTLLFGMGDDGHIASLFPGTPALEETKAWVTHVLPPDYVRPALPRITLTLPVINHGQAVYFHISGKKKLGIAQAIKDNPEAAAKKYPAARVRDAKSISWLIVQ from the coding sequence ATGAAATTCCATTATTTTGCAGATCTCGAAGAAAGCAGCAAGGCCCTTGCGGCGATGATTGTCCGCGATAATGAAAAAGCCATCAGGGAAAAGGATTTTCATACCCTGGTGCTCACCGGCGGCAACACGCCCCGCCTGCTTTACACATTACTGGGTTCAGAACCATTTTCAAAAAAGATCAATTGGCAAAAAACCTTTCTGTTCTGTGGCGATGAAAGATTTGTGCCTTATGATCATCAGGAGAGTAATTACGGAATGATACATGAAACCCTGCTTGCCAACATATCAATCCCTGCTCACAACATATACCCCATACCGGCCTTGGAAAATTCCCCGGAAAATACGGCCTTAATGTATGAAACAATCCTCAAGGAATTCTTTCATAAAAAAATGGGACCCACCGTTTCTATTGATAACTTTCCAGTCTTTGACACCCTGCTTTTCGGCATGGGCGATGACGGCCATATCGCCTCGCTTTTCCCCGGCACCCCGGCCCTTGAGGAAACCAAAGCCTGGGTAACTCATGTCTTGCCGCCGGATTACGTCCGACCGGCACTGCCCCGTATCACCCTGACCCTCCCGGTGATAAACCATGGGCAGGCGGTATATTTTCATATTTCAGGGAAAAAGAAACTCGGGATTGCCCAAGCCATCAAAGATAACCCGGAAGCTGCCGCCAAAAAATATCCGGCAGCCAGAGTACGGGATGCAAAAAGTATTTCCTGGTTAATCGTTCAGTAA